A genomic window from Caldicellulosiruptor kronotskyensis 2002 includes:
- the guaB gene encoding IMP dehydrogenase: MAFEDKIIKEALTFDDVLLVPQYSEVLPKDVDVSTYLTKTIKLNIPLMSAGMDTVTESRMAIAIAREGGIGVIHKNMTVEEQASEVDKVKRSEHGVIVDPFYLSPDNKIYEAMELMAKYRISGVPITVNGKLVGIITNRDIRFETDYSKPIKEVMTSSNLITAKEGITLEEAKEIMKKHKIEKLPIVDDEGNLKGLITIKDIEKAVKYPNAAKDSKGRLLCAAAVGVSRDTDERVDALVKAQVDVIVVDTAHGHSKGVIETVKRIKSRYPHIQVVAGNIATAEAARDLIEAGADCVKVGIGPGSICTTRVVAGIGVPQITAIMDVAEVAKEYGIPVIADGGIRYSGDITKALAAGADVVMIGSLFAGCEESPGECEIYQGRRFKVYRGMGSLSAMKAGSKDRYFQEDASKLVPEGVEGRVPYKGPLEDTVFQLIGGLKSGMGYCGARTIKELQQKAKFVKVTQAGVRESHPHDIYITKEAPNYSVHVE; encoded by the coding sequence ATGGCATTTGAAGACAAAATAATCAAAGAGGCACTGACATTTGACGATGTTTTGCTTGTACCTCAATACAGTGAAGTCTTGCCAAAGGATGTTGATGTGTCAACTTATCTTACAAAGACGATAAAACTCAATATTCCTCTTATGTCAGCTGGAATGGACACTGTAACAGAGTCGCGTATGGCAATTGCCATTGCCCGTGAGGGTGGAATTGGTGTTATTCACAAGAACATGACAGTTGAAGAGCAGGCAAGCGAGGTAGACAAAGTAAAAAGGTCTGAACATGGTGTAATAGTTGACCCATTTTATTTGTCCCCCGACAACAAGATATATGAAGCAATGGAGCTAATGGCAAAGTATCGCATTTCAGGTGTTCCGATAACAGTAAATGGCAAGCTTGTTGGTATCATTACAAACAGGGATATTCGATTTGAGACAGACTATTCAAAGCCAATTAAAGAAGTTATGACATCAAGTAACCTTATCACTGCGAAGGAAGGCATCACCTTAGAAGAAGCAAAGGAGATCATGAAAAAACACAAAATAGAAAAGCTTCCTATTGTTGATGATGAAGGAAATCTAAAAGGTCTTATCACCATAAAAGACATTGAAAAGGCAGTAAAGTATCCAAATGCAGCAAAGGACAGCAAAGGAAGGTTACTTTGTGCTGCTGCTGTGGGTGTGTCAAGAGACACAGATGAACGTGTTGATGCGCTTGTTAAAGCCCAGGTTGACGTGATTGTTGTTGACACAGCTCACGGGCATTCAAAGGGTGTAATTGAAACGGTAAAGAGGATAAAATCAAGGTATCCACACATTCAGGTTGTTGCGGGCAATATTGCAACTGCTGAGGCTGCCCGTGATTTAATTGAGGCTGGAGCTGATTGTGTGAAGGTTGGAATTGGTCCTGGGTCTATCTGTACAACGAGAGTTGTTGCAGGTATTGGTGTGCCGCAGATAACTGCTATAATGGATGTTGCTGAGGTTGCAAAAGAATATGGTATTCCCGTCATTGCTGATGGTGGAATCAGGTATTCTGGGGATATAACAAAAGCACTGGCAGCTGGTGCTGATGTTGTCATGATAGGAAGTCTTTTTGCAGGATGTGAAGAGAGCCCTGGAGAGTGTGAGATTTACCAGGGACGAAGGTTTAAGGTTTACAGAGGTATGGGTTCGCTTTCTGCAATGAAAGCAGGAAGCAAGGATAGATATTTTCAGGAAGATGCTTCAAAACTTGTTCCTGAAGGGGTTGAGGGTAGAGTTCCATATAAAGGTCCGCTTGAAGACACTGTTTTCCAGCTCATTGGCGGTTTAAAGTCTGGTATGGGTTATTGCGGTGCAAGGACTATAAAAGAGCTTCAACAAAAGGCAAAGTTTGTCAAGGTTACCCAGGCTGGTGTTAGAGAAAGCCATCCGCATGACATCTATATTACAAAAGAAGCACCAAACTATTCGGTTCATGTTGAGTAG
- a CDS encoding endonuclease MutS2 yields the protein MNQKTLKALEYDKIVEILKNMAKSTPAKEYFENLIPSTNVADIENELNKVDESYRYVLKYGNPPTLEFENILPSLKKSKLGATLNPQEILQIGKVLKLSYEMRTYLSYTQDFSFLESMKKRLVNLKEVISRIDQTFLTPDEILDTASSKLKEIRDKIRKLENKIRDELNSMIRDPKIQRFLQEPIITIRGEKLLLPVKAEFRNEVKGIIHDQSATGATLFVEPFVCVEISNQIRILKNKEKEEIERILQEISSLIASYCEEIETSFYALVELDIVFTKAIWAKEMNASKPIINASGIINLKKARHPLIQKDKVVPIDIHLGKDFDVLIITGPNTGGKTVTLKTVGLFCLLCQSGIFIPADEGSELCIFQKIFADIGDDQSIVQSLSTFSAHMKNIIEITKNADDKTLVLLDEIGAGTDPEEGAALAKAILKYLSEKGSKVIATTHYGELKIFAQQENRFENASCEFDVKTLKPTYRLLIGIPGRSNALVISSNLGLDKGIVEMARGYLSQKTIDLDRIINEMEQKKKEAEENLELAQKLKHEAQALKAAYEEEKKRFETERERIRKKAINEAKEIVERSQYEIENLFKDLRKLAENLKEKEVLKELEEKKREYERLIQSISQQEKQEAESKTKKTIQNLRLGQKVYVRSFDAEGFVESLPDSKGNLTVQIGIMKINVNLSDIEEVEGQDSKIYQIASRNVIIKEKNIDMSIDVRGKTSDDAILEVDKYLDDAYTAGLKQVTIIHGKGTGVLRQAIRNFLRRHPHVKSFRDGTYGEGEQGVTVVELKD from the coding sequence TTGAACCAAAAGACACTCAAAGCGTTGGAGTATGACAAGATAGTTGAGATTTTAAAAAACATGGCAAAGTCAACTCCAGCAAAGGAATATTTTGAAAACCTTATTCCATCAACCAATGTTGCAGATATAGAAAATGAACTTAATAAGGTCGATGAAAGCTACAGGTACGTTCTAAAGTATGGAAATCCACCAACTTTGGAGTTTGAAAATATACTGCCAAGCCTTAAGAAATCAAAGCTTGGGGCAACTTTAAATCCACAAGAGATTTTGCAAATTGGAAAAGTGTTGAAACTTTCTTATGAGATGCGAACTTATCTTTCTTACACACAAGACTTTAGTTTTCTTGAAAGTATGAAAAAAAGACTTGTAAATTTAAAAGAAGTAATCTCAAGAATTGACCAGACATTTTTAACACCAGATGAAATTTTAGATACAGCATCGTCAAAGCTCAAGGAGATAAGAGATAAAATCAGAAAACTTGAAAATAAAATAAGAGACGAGTTAAATAGCATGATTCGCGACCCAAAAATCCAAAGGTTTTTGCAAGAACCAATTATAACAATCAGAGGTGAAAAGCTCTTACTTCCTGTTAAAGCAGAGTTTAGAAATGAAGTAAAAGGAATTATCCATGACCAGTCAGCAACAGGTGCAACTTTATTTGTTGAGCCTTTTGTTTGTGTTGAGATATCAAATCAAATCAGAATTTTGAAAAATAAAGAAAAAGAGGAAATAGAGAGAATTTTGCAAGAGATATCCTCTTTGATAGCAAGCTATTGTGAGGAAATTGAAACATCTTTTTATGCACTTGTTGAGCTTGACATAGTATTTACGAAAGCTATTTGGGCAAAAGAAATGAACGCAAGCAAACCAATTATTAACGCAAGTGGCATTATAAATCTCAAAAAAGCTCGGCATCCATTAATACAAAAAGACAAGGTTGTTCCTATTGATATTCATTTAGGCAAAGACTTCGACGTTCTTATAATAACAGGCCCAAACACAGGTGGAAAGACTGTAACACTAAAGACGGTTGGACTTTTTTGTCTTCTTTGCCAGAGCGGAATATTCATTCCAGCAGATGAGGGTTCTGAGCTTTGCATATTTCAAAAGATTTTTGCTGATATTGGAGATGATCAAAGTATAGTTCAGAGTCTTTCCACATTTTCAGCACATATGAAAAACATCATTGAAATAACAAAAAATGCAGATGATAAAACTCTTGTGCTATTAGATGAGATTGGAGCAGGTACAGACCCTGAAGAAGGTGCAGCTTTGGCGAAGGCAATCTTGAAATATCTTTCTGAGAAGGGCAGCAAGGTGATAGCTACAACACACTATGGTGAGCTAAAAATATTTGCTCAGCAAGAAAATCGGTTTGAAAACGCTTCTTGTGAGTTTGATGTAAAAACCCTAAAGCCTACGTACAGGCTTTTGATAGGAATTCCAGGAAGGAGCAATGCACTTGTAATTTCATCCAATCTTGGGCTTGACAAAGGTATTGTTGAGATGGCAAGAGGGTATCTGTCTCAAAAGACAATTGATCTTGACAGAATAATAAACGAAATGGAACAAAAGAAAAAAGAAGCTGAAGAAAACCTTGAACTTGCTCAAAAATTGAAGCATGAAGCACAAGCTTTAAAGGCGGCGTATGAAGAGGAGAAGAAAAGGTTTGAGACTGAAAGAGAGAGAATTCGCAAAAAGGCCATAAATGAGGCAAAAGAGATTGTAGAAAGATCACAGTATGAAATAGAAAATCTTTTTAAAGACCTTCGAAAACTTGCTGAAAACTTAAAGGAAAAAGAAGTTTTAAAGGAGTTAGAAGAGAAAAAAAGAGAATATGAAAGGCTGATTCAAAGTATTTCACAGCAGGAAAAACAAGAAGCTGAGTCCAAAACCAAAAAAACAATACAGAATCTTCGTTTAGGTCAAAAGGTGTATGTCAGAAGCTTTGATGCTGAGGGGTTTGTCGAAAGCCTGCCAGACTCAAAGGGAAATCTTACTGTCCAGATAGGTATTATGAAGATAAATGTCAATCTTTCTGATATTGAAGAGGTGGAAGGACAAGATAGCAAAATTTATCAAATAGCATCTAGAAATGTAATAATCAAAGAAAAGAACATTGACATGTCCATTGATGTAAGGGGCAAAACGAGCGACGATGCCATTTTAGAGGTTGACAAGTACTTAGATGACGCATACACAGCGGGACTAAAGCAGGTTACAATAATCCATGGGAAAGGCACGGGGGTTTTGCGCCAGGCGATAAGAAATTTTTTAAGACGTCATCCTCATGTAAAATCATTCAGAGATGGAACATATGGTGAAGGTGAACAGGGTGTTACAGTAGTTGAGCTGAAAGACTAA
- the larC2 gene encoding nickel pincer cofactor biosynthesis protein LarC2, with protein MEKKLNFDGDYFEIFANVDDMTGEHLSLALEKIMQSGALDVYFTPIFMKKGRPAYKIGVITKAKNFENVASAIFRWTSTIGIRFVKMQRIEMERQEKRIQDNPELRLKISSYEDIKKIKLEFEDIKKLTE; from the coding sequence TTGGAAAAAAAACTGAATTTTGATGGTGATTATTTTGAGATATTTGCAAACGTTGATGATATGACAGGCGAACACCTTTCGCTTGCGCTTGAGAAAATAATGCAAAGCGGTGCGTTGGATGTCTATTTTACTCCAATTTTCATGAAAAAAGGTAGGCCAGCTTACAAGATTGGGGTTATAACAAAAGCCAAAAACTTTGAGAATGTAGCCTCTGCAATCTTTCGCTGGACATCTACAATTGGTATAAGATTTGTAAAGATGCAAAGAATAGAGATGGAAAGACAGGAGAAAAGAATTCAGGATAATCCCGAGCTGAGGTTAAAGATAAGTTCTTATGAGGATATTAAAAAAATCAAACTTGAATTTGAAGATATTAAAAAATTGACTGAATAA
- a CDS encoding aldose epimerase family protein, with product MEFVEKSFENGLELVKIYSKTKNSYFTVAPERGAIVVLLNLSGKEILYLNEATLFDRTKNIRGGIPVLFPICGRVVDGKIFFKGQEFEMKNHGFARDSNFNIAGYVDMPDKNGIILRLSSNEFTKRFYPYDFELLLQYLLNDEMFEVKMIVKNEDSSIMPFYAGFHPYFLCNKEDFTLKLECEKCFDDVEKRFIDLQDFKEIDFSKPEVNLDFLDVGSSEVEITLDRDKKILLLKDENFKNIVVWSLKDFDFVCVEPWMGEHEGYINNKFYYLEPGTIFEGWFAIKLASKVK from the coding sequence TTGGAATTTGTTGAAAAGTCATTTGAAAATGGTTTGGAGCTTGTTAAGATATATTCAAAGACAAAAAATTCATATTTTACAGTTGCACCCGAGCGGGGTGCAATTGTTGTTTTACTCAATCTTTCAGGCAAAGAGATTCTTTATTTGAATGAGGCGACACTTTTTGACAGAACAAAAAACATAAGAGGCGGAATACCAGTTTTGTTCCCGATATGTGGAAGAGTTGTGGACGGCAAGATTTTTTTCAAAGGTCAAGAGTTTGAGATGAAAAATCATGGATTTGCAAGAGACAGCAATTTTAATATAGCAGGGTACGTTGATATGCCAGACAAAAATGGTATAATTTTGAGGCTTTCAAGTAACGAATTTACAAAAAGGTTTTACCCATACGACTTTGAACTTTTGCTTCAATATTTGCTGAACGATGAAATGTTTGAAGTAAAGATGATTGTTAAAAATGAGGATAGTAGTATAATGCCTTTTTATGCAGGATTTCACCCTTATTTTTTATGCAATAAAGAGGATTTTACTCTCAAGCTTGAATGTGAAAAGTGCTTTGACGATGTTGAAAAAAGGTTTATTGACCTTCAGGATTTCAAAGAGATTGATTTTTCAAAACCTGAGGTCAACCTTGACTTTTTGGATGTAGGAAGTAGCGAAGTTGAAATTACTCTTGACAGGGACAAAAAAATATTGCTTTTGAAAGATGAGAATTTTAAAAACATAGTAGTTTGGTCTTTAAAAGATTTTGATTTTGTATGTGTGGAGCCCTGGATGGGTGAACATGAAGGATATATCAACAATAAGTTTTATTACTTAGAGCCAGGGACAATATTTGAAGGATGGTTTGCAATTAAACTTGCAAGCAAAGTAAAATAA
- the larC gene encoding nickel pincer cofactor biosynthesis protein LarC, which translates to MILYFDAISGLAGDMLVASLIDCGVDFEYIKSNISLLKLDVELSIEEKFVNGIKAKRFIVNTISHEHDHHSDSTHHHRTFKDIKKILLESSLPEAVKEMSIKIFEKIALAEAKVHGKNPEEISFHEVGADDSIVDIVAFSLCIDNLKPEKIVFSPLCDGRGFTKSMHGIIPVPAPAVLEIARQNGIPLSTKDIESELITPTGIGIAAAVASSFSQMPSMTIEKIGYGAGTKELPIPNVVRAIVGKKTEF; encoded by the coding sequence ATGATTCTCTATTTTGATGCAATCTCAGGCCTTGCGGGTGATATGCTTGTTGCATCGCTGATTGACTGTGGAGTTGATTTTGAGTATATAAAATCAAATATTTCCCTTTTAAAGCTTGACGTGGAGCTTTCGATTGAGGAGAAATTTGTAAATGGTATTAAAGCAAAAAGATTTATAGTAAATACTATCTCACATGAACATGACCATCACAGCGATAGCACCCATCATCACAGAACTTTTAAAGATATAAAAAAGATTCTTTTAGAGAGTTCTTTGCCAGAGGCTGTAAAAGAGATGTCGATAAAAATATTTGAAAAGATAGCTTTGGCAGAGGCTAAGGTGCACGGCAAAAACCCAGAAGAAATTTCTTTCCACGAGGTTGGAGCAGATGATTCAATAGTGGATATTGTTGCATTTTCTCTTTGTATAGACAATTTAAAGCCTGAAAAAATAGTATTTTCGCCTCTTTGTGACGGCAGAGGTTTTACAAAATCGATGCACGGGATTATTCCCGTGCCAGCACCAGCTGTTTTGGAGATAGCAAGGCAAAATGGTATTCCACTTTCCACAAAGGATATTGAATCTGAACTTATAACCCCAACAGGCATTGGTATTGCAGCAGCAGTTGCAAGCTCATTTTCCCAAATGCCGAGTATGACCATCGAAAAGATTGGGTATGGTGCAGGGACAAAAGAACTTCCTATTCCCAATGTTGTAAGGGCTATAGTTGGAAAAAAAACTGAATTTTGA
- the larE gene encoding ATP-dependent sacrificial sulfur transferase LarE encodes MVDKKIAYEKLERLKEIIKSYESVLVAFSGGVDSTFLLKVSFDVLGKKAIGVFSSSVLSPQREKEDAAKLAKDIGARLIVIERDVFSNKDFMKNDRLRCYYCKKDLIKRLKVLKEELNLNEIVEGSNIDDLQDFRPGRKALEEEGIKSPLFEAELTKEEIRYLSKELGLSTYKKHSSACLVTRIPYGDEITLEKLQMIEKAEDFLVQKGFSQVRVRHHGAIARIEVAKEELSRFFDLKLIDEVSNALKALGFKYVTLDLSGYRTGSMN; translated from the coding sequence TTGGTGGATAAAAAAATTGCATATGAAAAACTTGAAAGGCTAAAAGAAATTATAAAAAGCTATGAAAGCGTTCTTGTTGCATTTTCGGGGGGAGTTGACTCTACATTTTTGTTAAAGGTTTCGTTTGATGTTCTGGGGAAAAAAGCCATTGGAGTATTTTCAAGTTCAGTTTTGAGCCCGCAAAGGGAAAAAGAAGATGCAGCAAAGCTTGCAAAAGACATTGGAGCAAGGCTGATTGTTATAGAGAGAGACGTTTTTTCAAATAAGGATTTTATGAAAAATGATAGGCTTAGATGCTATTATTGCAAGAAAGATTTGATAAAGAGATTAAAAGTATTAAAAGAGGAGTTAAATCTAAACGAAATAGTTGAAGGTTCAAATATAGATGACCTTCAGGATTTTAGACCCGGCAGAAAAGCTCTTGAAGAGGAAGGTATCAAAAGCCCCCTCTTTGAAGCAGAACTTACAAAAGAGGAGATAAGGTATCTGTCGAAAGAGCTTGGGCTTTCCACATATAAAAAACATTCTTCTGCATGTTTGGTTACAAGAATTCCATATGGTGATGAAATTACATTGGAAAAACTTCAAATGATAGAAAAGGCAGAAGATTTTTTGGTTCAAAAAGGATTTTCGCAGGTAAGAGTAAGACATCACGGAGCTATTGCGCGAATTGAGGTTGCAAAAGAGGAGCTTTCAAGGTTTTTCGACCTTAAACTGATTGATGAAGTTTCAAACGCTTTGAAAGCCTTGGGATTTAAGTATGTAACGCTTGACCTTTCCGGCTACAGGACAGGAAGCATGAACTGA
- the lepB gene encoding signal peptidase I — MMEQHQTLKLQNKVVKEAVEWILWIGGAVLIALILRTYVFSLVIVPTGSMLNTIQLNDRLFVYKLGYVLHIEDVKRGDIVVFKYPDDRKTLYVKRVIGLPGDTIEIKDGVLYINGKVYKENYLKEPMVGSFGPYKVPPGHYFMMGDNRNDSHDSRFWEHKYVPRDDILGKVVFRVYPLSRAGVVK, encoded by the coding sequence GTGATGGAACAACATCAAACGCTGAAACTTCAAAACAAAGTGGTAAAAGAAGCAGTCGAATGGATTTTATGGATTGGCGGTGCAGTGCTTATTGCTCTTATCCTTCGCACTTATGTCTTTTCACTTGTGATTGTCCCAACGGGATCTATGCTCAATACAATTCAGCTAAACGATAGGCTCTTTGTATATAAGCTTGGTTATGTTCTTCATATAGAAGATGTAAAAAGAGGGGACATTGTAGTTTTCAAGTATCCAGATGACAGAAAAACTTTGTATGTCAAAAGAGTGATAGGTCTTCCAGGTGACACAATCGAGATAAAAGATGGTGTTTTGTACATCAACGGTAAAGTCTATAAAGAAAATTATTTAAAAGAACCTATGGTAGGAAGCTTTGGACCATACAAAGTTCCGCCTGGACACTATTTCATGATGGGTGATAACAGGAATGACTCTCATGATAGCCGGTTCTGGGAACACAAGTATGTTCCAAGAGATGATATTTTAGGCAAAGTTGTGTTTAGAGTATATCCGCTTAGTCGCGCAGGAGTAGTGAAATAG
- a CDS encoding lytic transglycosylase domain-containing protein, producing the protein MAIYNVQDFIAQKFSQIAQRISSKTNLPQNFKDIFVQSFENAVQTTNVETDTPILSTQTKAADIILNKRLGSYNLQSSSYSFEPSTDKFNLRKDDIISIATQKAKQYGVLPSLVLSVIEAESGFRQDAVSKAGAIGLMQLMPQTAKSLGVNPYDPIENLDGGIRYLKEKIEEFDGNIELALAAYNAGPANVLKFGGIPPFDETINYVQRVLLLSRKYREYDV; encoded by the coding sequence ATGGCAATTTATAATGTTCAGGATTTTATTGCGCAGAAATTTTCCCAGATAGCGCAAAGAATATCAAGCAAAACTAACCTGCCCCAAAATTTTAAAGATATATTTGTGCAGAGCTTTGAAAATGCCGTTCAAACAACCAATGTAGAAACTGATACACCAATTTTGAGCACACAGACAAAAGCTGCAGATATTATTTTGAACAAAAGACTTGGCAGCTACAACCTGCAAAGCTCAAGCTATTCTTTTGAGCCTTCGACCGACAAATTTAATCTTAGAAAAGACGATATAATATCAATCGCAACACAAAAGGCAAAACAATATGGAGTTTTGCCAAGCCTTGTCTTGAGCGTAATTGAAGCAGAATCAGGTTTTCGTCAAGATGCAGTCTCAAAGGCTGGCGCAATTGGTCTTATGCAGCTTATGCCTCAAACTGCAAAATCTCTTGGTGTAAACCCATATGACCCTATTGAAAACTTAGACGGTGGGATAAGATATTTGAAGGAAAAGATTGAAGAGTTTGATGGAAACATTGAACTTGCGCTGGCAGCTTACAATGCAGGTCCAGCAAACGTTTTAAAGTTTGGTGGAATTCCACCGTTTGATGAGACTATAAACTACGTTCAAAGGGTGCTTTTGCTTTCTCGAAAATACAGAGAATATGATGTATAA
- a CDS encoding DUF6106 family protein, which translates to MNDVFHEQLIVRRKTSGEKAKQVLIIIGGVLVGLITFFIPIINTLGPVLLVLAIWGAIYLSRNYNVEYEYAVTNHYLDIDKIVAQRKRSRVVSLDIRKIDYFISSKDTSMFNAQKNDKSIVQSFDCTSNSGEENVYAIVANVEGKKTRILFEPNEEIIQAINKFFQKKPYQIYR; encoded by the coding sequence ATGAATGATGTTTTCCATGAACAGTTGATTGTGAGGAGAAAGACATCGGGTGAGAAAGCAAAACAAGTACTGATTATTATCGGCGGGGTGTTGGTTGGACTTATAACATTCTTTATACCAATCATAAACACCTTAGGCCCTGTTCTTTTAGTTTTAGCTATATGGGGTGCGATTTATCTTTCGAGGAACTACAATGTTGAATATGAATATGCAGTAACAAACCACTATCTTGACATAGACAAGATAGTTGCTCAGAGAAAACGAAGCAGAGTTGTCTCTTTGGACATCCGAAAGATTGACTATTTTATTTCTTCAAAAGATACAAGCATGTTCAACGCTCAAAAGAATGACAAAAGTATTGTCCAGTCATTTGACTGCACGTCAAACAGTGGCGAGGAGAATGTATATGCTATTGTTGCCAATGTAGAAGGTAAAAAAACAAGAATCTTGTTTGAGCCAAACGAAGAGATAATTCAGGCAATAAATAAATTCTTCCAGAAAAAGCCTTACCAGATTTATAGATAA
- the larB gene encoding nickel pincer cofactor biosynthesis protein LarB: MDVRRILEDVRDGKISVDEALKAFAKMPFEDIDFAKIDHHRKLRQGMSEVIFCEGKTKEQILKIFERMIERGEVNIIGTRASREQYQYLQEHLKDDVIYYETGRIICAKRVEIIKNPKGHVAVVSAGTADLKVAEEAAIVLEILGNNVKRMYDVGVAGIHRLFAHLDDIQSANAVVAVAGMEGALASVVAGLVSKPVIAVPTSVGYGANFKGLSALLTMLNSCANGVSVVNIDNGFGAAIVAHMINSLANQNL, translated from the coding sequence ATGGATGTAAGAAGAATACTTGAGGATGTCAGAGACGGCAAAATTTCGGTTGACGAGGCACTGAAGGCTTTTGCCAAGATGCCGTTTGAAGACATTGACTTTGCAAAGATTGACCATCACCGCAAGCTCAGACAGGGTATGTCTGAGGTAATCTTTTGCGAAGGAAAGACAAAAGAGCAGATTTTGAAGATTTTTGAGAGGATGATTGAAAGAGGAGAAGTAAACATTATTGGCACAAGGGCAAGCAGAGAGCAGTACCAGTATCTACAAGAACATCTAAAAGATGATGTGATATATTATGAAACAGGTAGAATTATCTGTGCAAAGAGGGTTGAAATTATCAAAAATCCAAAAGGACACGTTGCAGTTGTGTCTGCTGGAACTGCCGATTTGAAGGTGGCGGAAGAAGCAGCTATAGTTTTAGAGATTTTAGGGAACAATGTAAAGAGGATGTACGATGTTGGTGTTGCGGGAATCCACAGGCTGTTTGCACACCTTGATGATATTCAATCAGCAAATGCAGTTGTTGCAGTTGCCGGTATGGAAGGTGCACTTGCGTCAGTTGTTGCTGGGCTTGTTTCAAAACCTGTTATTGCTGTTCCAACATCTGTTGGTTATGGGGCAAATTTTAAAGGTCTTTCAGCTCTTCTTACTATGTTAAACTCCTGTGCAAATGGTGTTAGTGTGGTCAACATTGATAATGGATTTGGTGCAGCTATTGTTGCCCATATGATAAATTCGCTTGCAAATCAGAACTTGTAA
- the ychF gene encoding redox-regulated ATPase YchF, with translation MRLGIVGLPNVGKSTLFNAITKAGAEAANYPFCTIEPNVGVVAVPDERLDVLARIYNPEKVTPAFIEFVDIAGLVKGASKGEGLGNKFLSHIREVDAIVHVVRCFDDTDIVHVEGSVNPRRDIETINLELIFADMEMLERRLDKTRKLAKNNKEAAHELEIMEKIYSTLESGKMARTLKFDDEDDLKFVNSLNLLTFKPTIYAANISEKDIGKENEYVKVVKEIAAEEGSEVIVICAKIEEEIADLPDEEKKEFLKELGIEKSGLDNLIQAGYRLLGLISFLTAGEKEVRAWTIKKGTKAPQAAGKIHSDFEKGFIRAEVVPFEVLVECGGFAQAKEKGFVRSEGKDYVMQDGDVVIFRFNV, from the coding sequence ATGCGACTTGGTATTGTTGGACTTCCAAATGTAGGCAAGAGTACTCTCTTTAATGCTATAACAAAAGCGGGTGCAGAAGCTGCCAACTACCCTTTTTGTACAATTGAACCCAACGTGGGAGTTGTCGCAGTGCCTGATGAAAGACTCGATGTACTTGCCAGAATATACAATCCTGAAAAGGTGACACCTGCTTTTATTGAATTTGTTGACATTGCAGGGCTTGTAAAAGGTGCAAGCAAAGGTGAAGGCCTTGGCAATAAGTTTTTGTCTCATATAAGAGAGGTTGACGCAATTGTTCATGTTGTTCGCTGTTTTGACGATACTGATATAGTCCATGTGGAAGGAAGTGTAAACCCAAGAAGAGACATTGAAACAATCAATTTAGAACTGATCTTTGCTGACATGGAAATGCTGGAAAGAAGGCTTGACAAGACAAGAAAACTTGCAAAAAATAACAAAGAAGCAGCACATGAACTTGAAATCATGGAAAAGATTTATTCTACATTGGAAAGTGGCAAAATGGCAAGAACGCTCAAATTCGATGATGAAGACGATTTAAAATTTGTAAATTCGCTCAATCTTCTTACATTCAAACCTACAATTTATGCAGCTAATATCTCTGAAAAGGATATTGGAAAAGAAAATGAATATGTAAAAGTAGTAAAGGAAATCGCAGCAGAAGAAGGGTCAGAAGTAATTGTCATCTGCGCTAAAATCGAAGAGGAAATTGCTGATCTGCCAGATGAAGAAAAGAAAGAATTCTTAAAAGAACTTGGCATTGAAAAATCGGGACTTGACAATTTAATCCAGGCAGGATACAGGCTTTTGGGGCTGATTTCGTTTTTGACAGCAGGAGAAAAAGAAGTAAGAGCATGGACAATTAAAAAAGGAACAAAAGCCCCTCAGGCGGCTGGCAAAATCCACAGCGATTTTGAAAAAGGATTTATAAGAGCTGAAGTTGTGCCGTTTGAAGTGCTGGTAGAGTGTGGCGGGTTTGCTCAGGCAAAAGAAAAAGGGTTTGTCAGGTCAGAAGGGAAAGATTACGTCATGCAAGATGGTGATGTGGTTATATTCAGGTTTAATGTATAA